A single window of Sphingobacteriales bacterium DNA harbors:
- a CDS encoding phage holin family protein, whose translation MNLIVKFAINVAAIIALAYILPMLNIGVSVASTVDAIKLAVVLAVLNTFVKPVLKFFSLPITCLTMGLFSLVISAGIIKIADYFLDGFSTFGTLNGWLAALIFGLGYSFISTTVEKLILSED comes from the coding sequence ATGAACTTAATAGTAAAATTCGCCATTAATGTTGCAGCCATTATTGCATTAGCATACATTTTGCCTATGCTAAATATTGGTGTTTCGGTAGCAAGCACAGTAGATGCAATAAAACTAGCAGTAGTACTTGCCGTACTTAATACATTTGTAAAGCCAGTATTAAAGTTTTTTTCATTACCTATTACATGTTTAACAATGGGATTATTTTCTTTAGTAATTAGTGCAGGAATTATAAAAATTGCAGATTATTTTCTTGATGGATTTAGTACATTTGGCACATTAAATGGATGGTTAGCAGCATTAATATTTGGCTTAGGCTATTCATTTATAAGCACCACCGTTGAGAAATTGATTCTAAGTGAAGATTAA
- a CDS encoding transposase: protein MKVTSIEEYHPDFITTTCYEWKPILTEDRYKDIITDSLLFLANQNRIKVHAFVIMSNHFHLIWQIQKGNKREDVQRDFLKFTAYQLLKKLKEENTVLLEELLVNLKDRKHQVWQRNSLSIELRSEHVYQQKLEYIHNNPVKAGLCLLPEEYKYSSAKFYELNENDWIFLTHGDV, encoded by the coding sequence ATGAAAGTAACTTCAATTGAAGAATATCATCCTGATTTTATAACCACTACTTGTTATGAATGGAAACCCATATTAACAGAAGATCGTTATAAAGATATTATTACAGACAGTTTATTATTTTTAGCCAATCAGAATAGAATAAAAGTACATGCATTTGTAATTATGAGCAATCATTTTCATTTGATATGGCAAATACAAAAAGGCAATAAAAGAGAAGATGTACAACGAGATTTTTTAAAATTTACAGCATATCAATTATTAAAGAAGTTAAAAGAAGAAAACACAGTTTTATTAGAAGAACTTTTGGTAAATTTGAAAGACAGAAAACATCAGGTTTGGCAACGCAATTCATTAAGTATAGAATTGAGAAGTGAGCATGTGTACCAACAAAAGTTAGAGTATATACATAACAATCCTGTAAAGGCAGGTTTGTGTTTGTTACCTGAAGAGTATAAATACAGTAGTGCAAAATTTTATGAATTGAATGAAAATGATTGGATTTTTTTAACACATGGTGATGTGTAG
- a CDS encoding HNH endonuclease codes for MRLINNKNQLIKNIDTLEGYLTEGDDYSANEAKSLVKRGTCFVAYKIDRELRFAPSRFIGYIDNKLDKHSASDVKDGRETNKAIIKILEAMPLPNDKLNEKYLEYCNRLGIQPSDKGSFGAPRKFWQLEIDQDFENNEDLIDEFPEGKIVERTHKARERNSQVISLAKEKFKKLKGRLYCQVCGFDFEKTYGQIGKDFIEGHHTIAVSEMSSDHKTKVEDIAMLCANCHRMVHKKRPWLTMKDLDKLIKTKKNGSS; via the coding sequence ATGAGACTGATAAACAATAAAAATCAACTTATCAAAAACATTGACACCTTAGAAGGATATTTAACCGAAGGTGACGACTATTCAGCAAATGAAGCAAAGTCATTAGTTAAACGTGGGACTTGTTTTGTAGCATATAAAATTGACAGAGAATTGCGATTTGCACCAAGTAGGTTTATTGGTTACATAGACAATAAACTCGATAAACATTCGGCTTCAGACGTAAAAGATGGGAGAGAAACCAATAAAGCAATCATTAAAATTTTAGAAGCAATGCCACTACCTAACGACAAGTTAAATGAGAAGTATTTGGAGTATTGCAACCGACTTGGTATCCAACCAAGTGACAAAGGCTCATTTGGTGCACCAAGAAAGTTTTGGCAATTAGAAATTGACCAGGACTTTGAAAACAATGAAGACTTGATAGACGAATTTCCAGAAGGAAAAATTGTTGAAAGGACACATAAAGCCAGAGAGAGAAATAGCCAAGTAATTTCCCTTGCAAAAGAGAAGTTTAAAAAACTGAAAGGACGACTATATTGCCAAGTTTGTGGATTTGACTTTGAAAAAACATACGGACAGATTGGTAAAGACTTCATTGAAGGACACCATACAATTGCAGTAAGCGAAATGTCAAGTGACCATAAAACCAAAGTTGAAGACATTGCGATGCTATGTGCTAATTGCCACAGAATGGTTCATAAAAAAAGACCTTGGCTAACAATGAAAGATTTAGACAAACTAATAAAGACGAAGAAGAATGGCAGCAGCTAA
- a CDS encoding aminodeoxychorismate/anthranilate synthase component II, whose protein sequence is MKTLMLDNYDSFTYNIVHYIESFDVVVDVFRNDKIALDAIDEYDNIILSPGPGIPEEAGILLPLIEQYAATKKILGICLGHQAIGQVFGATLYNVGQVIHGKSRNTIIVNDDAIFDGISKNFESGRYHSWAIKDVVSPLQITATDDAGIVQAIKHETYNVRGVQFHPESVMTPEGKKIIENWLFKC, encoded by the coding sequence ATGAAAACTTTAATGTTAGATAATTACGATTCGTTCACGTACAATATAGTACACTACATAGAATCTTTTGATGTAGTGGTAGATGTTTTTAGAAATGATAAAATTGCACTAGATGCAATAGATGAATATGATAATATCATACTATCACCAGGACCAGGCATTCCAGAAGAAGCAGGTATCTTATTACCATTAATAGAACAATATGCAGCAACAAAAAAAATATTGGGCATCTGTCTTGGTCATCAAGCAATTGGCCAAGTATTTGGAGCAACATTGTACAACGTAGGACAAGTTATTCATGGCAAATCAAGAAATACAATTATAGTTAATGATGATGCCATATTTGATGGTATTTCAAAAAACTTTGAAAGCGGAAGATACCATTCATGGGCAATAAAAGATGTAGTAAGTCCTTTGCAAATTACAGCAACAGATGATGCAGGCATAGTACAAGCCATAAAGCACGAAACCTACAATGTACGTGGTGTACAATTTCATCCAGAAAGCGTGATGACACCAGAAGGAAAAAAGATAATAGAGAACTGGCTGTTTAAATGCTAA
- a CDS encoding bifunctional 3,4-dihydroxy-2-butanone-4-phosphate synthase/GTP cyclohydrolase II, protein MTLDTIEAAIEDIKNGKLIIIVDDEDRENEGDFVTAARNVTPEIINFMATHGRGLICAPIVEDECDRLGFEMMVNSNSSHFDTPFTVSIDLIGNGCTTGISASDRAKTIQALISPDSKASDFGKPGHIFPLKAKKEGVLRRTGHTEATIDIARLAGFEPVGVLVEIMNEDGTMARMNDLAEIAKKFNLKIISIKDLVAYRLKHEKQIERVVEVNMPTKYGDFKLIAYKAQPDGEEHFALVKGTWEKDEPVMVRVHSSCITGDILGSLRCDCGDQLHHAMQMVDDAGKGVVLYMMQEGRGIGFFNKLKAYKLQEEGMDTVDANLALGFKADQRDFGIGAQILRDLNISKLKLITNNPKKRAALDGYGLEIVENIPIKITPNEHNEKYLQTKRDKMGHQLDKS, encoded by the coding sequence ATGACATTAGACACTATAGAAGCTGCAATTGAAGATATAAAAAATGGAAAACTTATTATAATTGTTGATGATGAAGACAGAGAAAATGAAGGTGATTTTGTAACAGCAGCACGCAATGTAACACCTGAAATTATCAACTTTATGGCAACACATGGAAGAGGTTTAATTTGCGCACCTATCGTAGAAGATGAATGCGATAGATTAGGCTTCGAGATGATGGTAAATAGCAATTCTTCTCACTTTGATACACCATTCACAGTTTCTATAGATTTGATTGGAAATGGATGCACAACAGGCATTTCTGCATCAGATAGAGCAAAAACAATACAAGCATTAATTAGTCCAGACAGCAAAGCATCAGACTTTGGCAAGCCAGGACATATATTTCCATTAAAAGCAAAAAAAGAAGGCGTACTTAGACGCACAGGACATACAGAAGCTACTATAGACATTGCTCGACTAGCTGGATTTGAGCCAGTTGGTGTATTAGTAGAAATAATGAATGAAGATGGCACCATGGCACGCATGAATGATTTAGCTGAAATTGCTAAAAAATTTAACCTCAAAATTATATCAATAAAAGACTTAGTAGCATATAGGCTAAAACACGAAAAACAAATAGAACGTGTTGTAGAAGTAAATATGCCAACAAAATATGGCGATTTTAAATTAATTGCATACAAAGCACAGCCAGATGGCGAAGAGCATTTTGCATTAGTAAAAGGAACATGGGAAAAAGATGAACCAGTGATGGTGCGTGTACATTCATCATGCATTACAGGCGATATTTTAGGCTCATTGCGTTGCGACTGTGGCGATCAGCTACACCATGCTATGCAAATGGTAGACGATGCAGGAAAAGGCGTAGTACTATATATGATGCAAGAAGGTAGAGGAATTGGTTTTTTCAATAAGCTGAAAGCCTACAAATTACAAGAAGAAGGAATGGATACCGTAGATGCGAACTTAGCATTAGGTTTCAAAGCAGATCAAAGAGATTTTGGTATTGGCGCACAAATATTAAGAGATTTGAATATTTCTAAATTGAAACTAATTACAAACAACCCAAAAAAACGTGCAGCATTAGATGGTTATGGATTAGAAATTGTAGAAAATATTCCAATTAAAATAACACCAAACGAACACAACGAAAAGTACTTGCAAACTAAGCGAGATAAAATGGGGCATCAATTAGATAAATCATAA
- a CDS encoding glycosyltransferase has protein sequence MIAIVCFLVFLILITYVFYPATIILLSKNKKTNSLGDVEYNNINIIIPIHNEEKVIGQKLASIAASDYPADKIKIHIGLDICTDNSFNIINQYDDRLDIQKHIYNERIGKPNIINEITKTLIAQDDIILFTDADIILEQDTIKKINAAFNDASVGIVDVHLENISSKNIEENTYNTLENKTKKAEALLFNLFQGASGACYAIRRKYFKPIPNNFLVDDYFISMNVYLQNGKGIFLDDCIVYEHKTTTIEQEFNRKKRIAAGNFQNMWHFKALFFTPYKAIAYTFITHKLLRWLTPFFLIFIVAYLLINYTLIIFVLTLILSMLAFLLAIFGVKYNLIKIVSYFLIMQLAILLGFIQFLIGIKSNIWQPTPK, from the coding sequence ATGATAGCAATTGTATGTTTTCTGGTATTTCTAATTCTGATAACATACGTATTTTATCCAGCTACAATTATATTATTATCAAAAAACAAAAAGACCAATTCACTAGGTGATGTTGAGTATAACAACATAAATATTATTATACCAATTCACAATGAAGAAAAAGTAATTGGGCAGAAATTAGCATCTATTGCTGCATCAGATTATCCAGCAGACAAAATAAAAATACATATAGGATTGGATATTTGCACAGACAATTCATTCAATATAATCAACCAATATGATGATAGGTTAGATATTCAAAAACACATTTACAACGAGCGTATTGGAAAGCCGAATATCATCAACGAAATTACAAAAACATTAATAGCACAAGATGATATTATACTATTTACAGACGCAGATATTATCTTAGAACAAGATACCATAAAAAAAATAAATGCAGCATTTAATGATGCTTCTGTTGGCATTGTTGATGTGCATCTAGAAAATATTTCTTCCAAAAATATTGAAGAAAATACCTACAACACGCTAGAAAATAAAACTAAAAAAGCAGAAGCATTACTATTCAATTTATTTCAAGGTGCATCAGGTGCTTGTTATGCAATTAGAAGAAAATATTTCAAGCCAATACCAAATAATTTTTTGGTAGATGATTATTTCATCAGCATGAATGTATATCTACAAAATGGCAAAGGCATTTTCCTTGATGATTGCATTGTGTACGAACATAAAACAACAACTATTGAACAAGAATTTAATAGAAAAAAAAGAATAGCAGCAGGCAATTTTCAAAATATGTGGCATTTCAAAGCATTATTTTTCACACCATACAAGGCTATTGCTTACACATTCATAACGCATAAATTATTACGATGGCTCACACCATTTTTTCTAATATTTATTGTGGCTTATCTACTAATAAATTATACATTAATTATTTTTGTCTTAACACTCATTTTATCCATGCTTGCATTTCTTTTAGCTATATTTGGTGTAAAATATAACCTAATTAAAATCGTTAGTTATTTTCTAATCATGCAATTAGCAATTTTACTTGGGTTTATACAATTTTTAATTGGAATTAAATCAAATATCTGGCAACCAACACCAAAATAA
- a CDS encoding LptF/LptG family permease encodes MTKLAQYFCMLKKLDAVIAKSYVLPLMVTYFLTTFVFVMQFLWKYIDDIVGKGLELNLVFNLVILFAIIILPMALPLAILLASTMVMGNLAETNELTAYKSCGVSLLRVMRSLIVISIFMAIFAFYFSNRISPYVNLKFFTLLYDIRKQKPALDIKEDVFYRGISSFAIKIDKKGKDNQTLYGILVYDHSSGSGNDVIVTAKKGEIKLSNTGQYLILTLYEGNQYQFQQRKNKQDNSKKEMTKMYFKKWRKIFDLTEFKMQRTDENLFKTNYVMYNTEQLRYLADSVQNEINLSYNEISNNTKSNFIIFRNNNTTSIDTNSINLKNIYARKLNSNITENSLNSANSIIASINSSIDSLKWKSDNKTQYLIEWYRKFSLSFACIVLMLIGAVMGAIVRKGGFGFPVLISVLYFVAFHFFNVIGEKLAKSAVLPTAVGMWLSTIVLLPIAVFLTYKALNDSVIFKTEGYQNLVRKIFKKK; translated from the coding sequence ATGACTAAATTAGCACAATATTTCTGTATGCTCAAAAAACTGGATGCTGTAATTGCCAAATCTTATGTTTTGCCTTTGATGGTCACTTATTTTCTGACCACATTTGTTTTTGTAATGCAGTTTTTGTGGAAATACATTGATGATATTGTTGGGAAAGGTTTGGAACTGAATTTAGTGTTTAATCTAGTAATTTTGTTTGCCATCATTATTTTGCCAATGGCATTACCATTAGCTATTTTACTTGCGTCAACAATGGTAATGGGAAACCTTGCAGAAACAAATGAGCTTACTGCATATAAATCTTGTGGTGTATCATTGCTCAGAGTAATGCGTAGTTTGATTGTTATTTCTATATTTATGGCAATCTTTGCTTTTTACTTTTCTAATAGAATTTCGCCATATGTAAACTTGAAATTCTTTACACTTTTATACGATATTCGGAAGCAAAAGCCAGCATTAGACATAAAAGAGGATGTTTTTTACAGAGGCATCAGTAGTTTTGCTATTAAAATAGATAAAAAAGGAAAAGATAACCAAACCTTATATGGTATTTTGGTCTACGACCATTCTTCTGGAAGTGGTAATGATGTTATTGTTACAGCAAAAAAAGGTGAAATAAAGTTGAGCAATACTGGACAATATCTGATTTTGACATTGTACGAAGGCAATCAATATCAATTTCAACAAAGAAAAAACAAACAAGACAACTCAAAAAAAGAAATGACTAAAATGTATTTCAAAAAATGGAGAAAGATATTTGATTTAACAGAGTTTAAAATGCAACGTACAGATGAAAACCTTTTCAAAACAAATTATGTGATGTACAATACTGAGCAGCTCAGATATTTGGCAGATTCTGTGCAAAATGAAATAAACTTAAGTTATAATGAAATATCAAACAATACTAAAAGCAATTTTATAATATTCAGAAATAATAATACAACAAGCATAGATACAAACTCAATCAATCTAAAAAATATTTATGCTAGAAAGCTAAACTCAAATATTACAGAAAATTCTTTAAATAGTGCAAACAGCATTATTGCAAGCATCAATTCATCAATAGATAGTTTAAAGTGGAAAAGCGATAATAAAACTCAATATTTAATAGAATGGTACCGTAAGTTTAGTTTATCATTTGCATGTATTGTATTGATGTTGATTGGTGCAGTAATGGGCGCAATTGTTCGCAAAGGTGGTTTTGGGTTTCCTGTACTAATTTCAGTTTTATATTTTGTGGCGTTTCACTTTTTTAATGTTATTGGCGAAAAGCTAGCCAAATCTGCTGTCTTGCCAACTGCTGTTGGTATGTGGCTATCTACAATAGTACTATTGCCTATTGCTGTGTTTCTAACTTACAAAGCACTAAATGATTCTGTAATTTTTAAAACAGAAGGATATCAAAATCTAGTGAGAAAAATATTTAAGAAAAAATGA